DNA sequence from the Butyricimonas faecalis genome:
CTGCTTTCCATAAAAGACCGGGAAGGACGTATTCTTTACGAGGCCGAACCTCCCCGCGGAGAACGGGTGCTCCCGGCAGAGCAGGCTCATATTATGTCCTCCATGCTTTCCACCGTTATCCAAGAAGGAACAGGAAAAAGACTGCCCAATAATTACGGGCTGGATATTTCCCTAGCCGGAAAAACCGGAACCACCCAGAATCAAGCCGACGGCTGGTTTATTGGCTACAACCCTCGTATCGTCGTGGGCATAAGAGTCGGGGCCAACAACTCCCGCGTACATTTCAACTCCACGGCATTAGGACAAGGAGCCAACATGGCTCTCCCCATCTTCGGGTTATTCATGCAGGAATGCCTGCAAAGTAATACTTACGCCTATTGGTCCAGATTGTCCTTCCCGGTTCCACCCGTGGAGGTAGAAAAAGAACTGGAAGTTCCCACGTTCAAGGAAAACATAAATTTGTGGGAAAGATTGACCAACCAAAAACTGGAAAAAGTAAAGAAACAAGATACAGAAAAAGATACCGAATCTCCCAAGAAAAAAGGTTTCTTCCGGAAAATCGGGGACCTGTTCAAGAAAAAAGACAAAAAATAATTCACCATGAAAACAATAAACAAGACCTCTCTATTCCTTGCTCTTATCATACTGGCCATTGCTTTCAGTATTATATCCATGATTGCAGCCCCGGCTGAAATGCGTTATTCTTGGCACGGGCTGAACCCGTGGAATACCGTTCAGGCCGTACCACTCATGTTCAAACGATTCTTTAAAACGAATGATTGGATTATTTATTCTTTATCCGTGTTAATTATCGTTTATCTTTGGTGGAGAATCTATGCCCTGGTGAACAAATTTAGAAGGTCATAAACCCTTTATTCTTTCACCCCGTACACACTTTGGGATATACGTTTCACGGCGATCACGAAGAAGCCAGTTAAAACGAGGTTAAGTACCAAACTTAGAATAGAGATAATCAACGCGGGACCTCCTAACTGGTATCCCATGGCGATCACGATAATTCCAGCACCGACCTCTCCTCTCGTGAACATACCGATCGAAAGTGCCAAACGCTCTTGAATTTTCCGGTCTCGATAGAAGAATAACGGGAACATTTTCCCCAGGTTTGAAAGAATCGTTACAACGATTACATGAAAAATCAGAATTCCCCATCCGGGCATGTCTCCCCCAGTTTCCAAACCGATAAAAATAGGCGTACTCAACCCGACCAAAAACATAAACAGGTATGAAATAAAACTAGAAGCTCTTTCTTCTTCCCGCGAGTGATTGTGTACGGTTTTCATTACCATTCCCAAGACGAATGCCGGTAACAGTACCTCGATATGAATCGCCCCGTCTTGTCCCATCAATGCTTTTGAAATCAGATACACGCTCTCGAATGCAGCCACTATACACACGGAATAGAGCAGAATAGCCCTCCAGGATTGTGACAAGTTCAATGAATTCAACCGTTTCCATCCGAATATTAAAAGGACACAAACCACCCCGATAATAACAAACAATTGCCATTTGAAACCGATCATCAATATTTGTAACGGAATCATCAACAAGATAGTATCCAGGTCATCAAATATAGCCAGCACTTGTGTTTTCTTGTAGATCCACTCCTTTTTCAACCCGGCAGCAGCAAGCATCGTAAAGAGAATTCCCGCTGAGGTGGGAGCGGCAAACCGGCTGATCAGTAAATTATTCTCCCACGACAATCCCGTGTCCAAGAAAAAGATATAATAACAAGCTATCAGAAGCCAAGGTACAGCCGCCGTTGCCATAGCAATAAAATAGTCTTTCGTGTACGAACGCCATTTTGCCTTATCCAACTCGAATTCCCTCCCCACGTTGATCATGATAAAAGCAAGACAAATAAAAAGTAACCATTTACTTATCGATGCAAACGTTCCATACGTACTTCCTAAGGTTGAGGGAAGTATTTGAGAAAAAAATAAGCCGCAAAGTAAGAAAATAGAAAATAAAAAAACTTTCTTCATCCCCATTGAAATTAATTTATCACAAAGATAGGGATTTTCAAGCAATTATCTATCGTTATTTAAAATGTATCTAGTTAAAAAATGTACATCAAAATCCTTGATTTACTCGTATTTAATCGCATCAGGTTTATAAACACGGTAATCATAAAATCCATTTCTTCGACGACTGGACACGTTCACCTCTATGCTATGCATATCGGGTGGACCTTTGGGATAAAAAGCAAAACGTATACTTACGTTCTTGAGGATCAAGTTA
Encoded proteins:
- a CDS encoding cation:proton antiporter domain-containing protein → MKKVFLFSIFLLCGLFFSQILPSTLGSTYGTFASISKWLLFICLAFIMINVGREFELDKAKWRSYTKDYFIAMATAAVPWLLIACYYIFFLDTGLSWENNLLISRFAAPTSAGILFTMLAAAGLKKEWIYKKTQVLAIFDDLDTILLMIPLQILMIGFKWQLFVIIGVVCVLLIFGWKRLNSLNLSQSWRAILLYSVCIVAAFESVYLISKALMGQDGAIHIEVLLPAFVLGMVMKTVHNHSREEERASSFISYLFMFLVGLSTPIFIGLETGGDMPGWGILIFHVIVVTILSNLGKMFPLFFYRDRKIQERLALSIGMFTRGEVGAGIIVIAMGYQLGGPALIISILSLVLNLVLTGFFVIAVKRISQSVYGVKE